Proteins from a genomic interval of Archangium lipolyticum:
- a CDS encoding helix-turn-helix domain-containing protein → MSTPPVAADAAPAFLTVEEAAEILRVNRKTLYEAIRLEQVPGVARIGKTLRIRRAALLEWTAGKGRDSALGSRK, encoded by the coding sequence ATGAGCACGCCCCCCGTTGCTGCGGATGCCGCGCCCGCGTTTCTCACGGTGGAGGAAGCCGCCGAAATACTGCGCGTGAACAGGAAAACCCTCTACGAAGCGATTCGGCTTGAGCAGGTTCCCGGCGTCGCTCGCATCGGAAAAACCCTCCGCATCCGCCGCGCTGCCCTGCTAGAGTGGACAGCTGGTAAGGGCCGTGATTCTGCGCTCGGGAGTCGGAAATGA
- a CDS encoding glycoside hydrolase family 5 protein, with amino-acid sequence MHPSPFLHRLRGLLVLFLLAACNAPLEESEEGLLTETGSLAPANFLYRQGKQLYLNGAPYQMVGVNAFPLTGCGAAPNDAQLDAFFAGLRANGLTRAWAFKPQGMANLERVVAAAEKYNQKLILTLADGRSYCGEWDGYNGSDGSGKQSSWYSSGYKTNYVPWVKQVVTRFANSPAVGMWELINEPGDTDNTTLKAFFNDVSTTIKQIDPNHLISSGSWAPWAYGGQAGFQFIHDVPNVDVGSLHEYDYDYNNGNTIVSPHFAPAINAMNALNKPLIVGETGINAADSGCRTNRTQRRDAMRQKFQQYLAGGAAGVFVWTWQATNVTGCELNFGPNDPMLPMIRDYPLASVPPPPTGDTVQLNDSVVGTGQEQFEYTGTWEAGTGTGKFQSDDHYSSTTGSSYVVRFSGTQARLYGSVASHHGIASVSVDNGTAVDVDFYSATRQEQKLLWTSPVLSAGSHTLKVTVSGRKNASSSGYVITADRVDLTVLR; translated from the coding sequence ATGCATCCCTCCCCCTTCCTTCATCGACTCCGTGGACTCCTCGTGCTGTTCCTCCTGGCCGCGTGCAACGCACCCCTGGAGGAGAGCGAGGAGGGCCTTCTCACCGAAACGGGCTCGCTGGCTCCGGCCAACTTCCTCTACCGCCAGGGCAAGCAGCTGTACCTGAACGGCGCGCCGTACCAGATGGTGGGCGTGAACGCCTTCCCGCTGACGGGCTGTGGCGCGGCGCCCAACGACGCGCAGCTGGACGCGTTCTTCGCCGGGCTGCGGGCCAACGGCCTCACCCGCGCCTGGGCGTTCAAGCCCCAGGGCATGGCCAACCTCGAGCGGGTGGTGGCGGCGGCCGAGAAGTACAACCAGAAGCTGATCCTCACGCTGGCCGACGGGCGCAGCTACTGCGGCGAATGGGACGGCTACAACGGCTCGGACGGCAGCGGCAAGCAGAGCTCCTGGTACTCCAGCGGGTACAAGACCAACTACGTGCCGTGGGTGAAGCAAGTGGTGACCCGCTTCGCGAACTCACCGGCCGTGGGCATGTGGGAGCTCATCAACGAGCCGGGTGACACCGACAACACCACGCTGAAGGCCTTCTTCAACGACGTCAGCACGACCATCAAGCAGATCGATCCGAACCACCTGATCAGCTCGGGCTCGTGGGCGCCGTGGGCGTATGGGGGACAGGCTGGCTTCCAGTTCATCCACGACGTGCCGAACGTGGACGTGGGCAGCCTCCACGAGTACGACTACGACTACAACAACGGCAACACCATCGTCTCGCCGCACTTCGCGCCCGCCATCAACGCGATGAACGCGCTGAACAAGCCGCTCATCGTCGGCGAGACGGGCATCAACGCCGCCGACAGCGGCTGCCGGACCAACCGCACCCAGCGCCGGGACGCCATGCGCCAGAAGTTCCAGCAGTACCTGGCGGGCGGCGCGGCGGGCGTCTTCGTGTGGACGTGGCAGGCGACGAACGTCACCGGCTGCGAGCTCAACTTCGGGCCGAACGATCCGATGCTCCCGATGATCCGCGACTATCCGCTGGCGTCGGTGCCGCCGCCCCCCACGGGAGACACGGTGCAGCTCAATGACAGCGTGGTGGGCACGGGCCAGGAGCAGTTCGAGTACACCGGCACCTGGGAGGCGGGCACCGGCACCGGCAAGTTCCAGAGCGATGACCACTACTCGAGCACCACGGGCTCCTCCTATGTGGTGCGCTTCTCCGGCACGCAGGCCAGGCTGTATGGCTCGGTGGCCTCGCACCACGGCATCGCCTCGGTGTCGGTGGACAATGGCACGGCGGTGGACGTGGACTTCTACTCCGCCACCCGCCAGGAGCAGAAGCTGCTGTGGACCAGCCCCGTGCTGAGCGCGGGCTCCCACACCCTCAAGGTCACCGTCTCCGGCCGCAAGAACGCCAGCTCGTCCGGCTACGTCATCACCGCGGACCGCGTGGACCTCACGGTACTCCGCTAG